TATGCGCGGTGCAGGTGATACCGTAACCCCTATGTGGATCTCGCTCCTGACCACCGTTTGTGCCCGTATTCCGCTGGCATACGGCATCTCCTACTTAACAAGAACCCCTGAACTGCCCTTAGGACATCAGGAATGCATCCAGATTTCTCTGCTTTGCACCTGGATTTTAGGCGCGGTGCTGACCACCATCTTCTATTTAAAAGGTAACTGGAAAAAGAAAGCAATCATATAAAAATAAGGCAAGAACTTTCGTTCTTGCCTTATTTTTATTTTGTAGTCAATTCAAAGTAATGTTCAAAGAATGCTTCAGGCTTTACAGTGTCTGCCACAAAATGGCAGCCGTCCCCCTCTTCAAAATAGGTTCTGCCCTTCAAACCGTCCTTTTCACCGATACCGGTCAAATCCACCGTCACAGTTCCTTGCTTGAAGGTGCACAAATCCTCAAACAGCACGGTTGCCGCTAAGGGGTCGTGGAAGGTGGATATCTCGCTGTTCCGGAACCACACCTCCGAAAAATCCTTTACGGGTTTTAGCACGTCCGAGGTAAACTTTTCTGCGAAATCTGCGGTTTTCATGGTGACCTTTCGGGTAACGTCCAGGCCGATAAGACGCATTTTTACGCCCGACTGCAACACAATTTTTGCGGCATACGGGTCGCAACGGATGTTCCATTCCGCAAACTTTTCCGGTTGGAAAAATTCACCGCCCATGATAACCAGTTCCTTTAACTTCTTTACCGTTTCAGGATAGCTTGCACAAAGGAGTGCCACATTGGTAAGCGGTCCTATGGCAAGCAACACCACCTCACCCGGATACTTTTCAATCGTTTCTCTTAAAAACTCAATGGCGGAATAAGGCTCAAAATCGGTATCGTGTTCCCAAAACTCCAGCTTTTCCTTTTGCCCTGCCCGGGGCTGATAGTTTTTGGAGCAAAGAGGCTTGTCTGCACCGGGATGCAACGGCACTTTTTTGCCTGCGGCACGTAGGATAACGCTTGCAAGCATCGCACGCTCCACCGCTTCGCCCGAAACGGTGGTAATGCCTAACAAATCGCACTTTTCCTGGCACAAAAGATAGGCTAAGCACTCCGAATCGTCAATATCGGTACCGATGTCTGTGTCTAAAATTACTTTTGTCTTTTCCATAATTATTTTCTTGCCTTTCCAAGTTTAATTTTAACTGTCACTTTATCTTTACCGCTTACCTTTGCGCCCTTGTAATAACCGCTTCGGTTTGCGTAAACTGCATCTGTAATTTCCATTTTATTTCTGGAGCTGTAACGGGCAAAGCACCCTTTATAAAG
The Clostridia bacterium DNA segment above includes these coding regions:
- a CDS encoding nucleoside hydrolase; the encoded protein is MEKTKVILDTDIGTDIDDSECLAYLLCQEKCDLLGITTVSGEAVERAMLASVILRAAGKKVPLHPGADKPLCSKNYQPRAGQKEKLEFWEHDTDFEPYSAIEFLRETIEKYPGEVVLLAIGPLTNVALLCASYPETVKKLKELVIMGGEFFQPEKFAEWNIRCDPYAAKIVLQSGVKMRLIGLDVTRKVTMKTADFAEKFTSDVLKPVKDFSEVWFRNSEISTFHDPLAATVLFEDLCTFKQGTVTVDLTGIGEKDGLKGRTYFEEGDGCHFVADTVKPEAFFEHYFELTTK